The genomic interval TCTTCATTTCTTGCTTCTTGCTTTGAAGAATTATATTGTGTGTTTAAACTTTATTGTTTACAATTTTTGTCATATACAATTtctacatttttatatttttgtcatttacaATTTGATTAGACATTCAAATTTTCATTGTAAAAACTTTTAGACGATCTAGTAGACGATAATGATTTAAACAGTAGATAGTTgcatttagtttttataaattttgaatttgtttgtgttttactTGTTgcttcaaaatttatattttagttttaatttagtCTTACAATATGTGTTATTTGAACCATTTGAtatattttctgtttttgtttcatTACTACAACCTTATTTTCTTTATCCATTATAGTTctagtttttttatttccattagtattcaatttcattattatgattttaatttagttCTTTTGTTCAATTGCTTTGATTTTAGTTTCTATCTTTTGTTCTCATTTGCTCTgccttttgttttaatttactGTTTACTATTTTTGCTTTTATGTTTGATGCaatttcttaattaattttttttctccaatCTTAATTTGTTTAAGGAGAATATGAAGTAATGGAAATGTATGAGATGCGTCTTTAGGGATTCAACCTAGGTCTCTATATTACACGAGGGGAAACTTAGTTTTGTTTGAACTAGTAACATTCGTAAATGACCTGACTATATCATTAATGGATACAAGTTTGTGAAACAAAGTCAAAATGAAATAATGAGTACAACAAATCATCATACACGTGAAGATCAATAAGAAAAAATGTTTCTATATCTAGTGTTTAAAGGTTATATGAAGAATTGAATAAACCCTAAAGTTTCAACGTACACATTCTAGAAGTCTATATAAAGACATTAAGGATGAATAACACAATAATGACGTACATACACCTATCATATAAAACATTCAAGTGTAAAAAAAAAGCCTTTTGTAGTTGTGTTTAGACTTGTGCTTTATATTTTCATATCCGCTAGTGAAGAGCGAATATGTGAGATTGAGTTTTGAGCGTAACTATTGTAAATACTTCACCATTGTGAAGTATACCCAATGAGCCTTATTTGTTCTCTTTGAACGAGAGTTTTTCTCATTGTAATGAGAGGTCTATGATCTCAGGGAGAGATTAGAACATTGTATCTGGAGAGGTCAGAATACTTGGTGTACATAGAAAGACAGATAATACTTGGTGAACCTGCAAAGATTAAGAatagtgtgtgaaccttaagaGGTTGAGAATATGTGTGTGACTTGAAGAAGTGTAGAATGCTTTTATAAGTGAAAGACTCTTGAGTGAGTTGTTCAAAGGGATTGGACATAGTCTTTGTTGTGGGATAAACCAGTATAAATTTAGTGTgtatttctctctctctttatcCTTATCTATTATTTGTTAGattctgtgtttttttttctaggtTTGCGATTAGAGTTCTAAATCCATTCAAACCCCTTTTTGGAGCCAACTGCATCTTCATttcttgtttcttgctttgaagAATTCTATTGTGTCTTTAAACTTTATTGTTTACAATTTTTGTCATAtacaatttctaaatttttatatttttgtcatttacaATTTGATTAGACATTCaaattttcattataaaaaCTTTTAGACGATCTAGTAGACGATTATGGATTAGTAGACGATTATGGATTAAACAGTAGATAGTTgcatttagtttttataaattttgaatttgtttgtgttttactTGTTgcttcaaaatttatattttatttttaatttagtcttaCAATATGTGATACTTTAACCATTTGATATATTCTCTGTTTTTGTTTCATTActacaattttattttctttatccaTTTTAGTTctagtttttttatttccattagttttcaatttcattattatgattttaatttagttcttttgtttaattgctttgatttttgttggagatcccacatcgactagagattagagcctttcattgtatataagtgggtgcaaacctcaaccctatgagccggttttatggggttgagttaggcttaaagtccacttcgtaacaaTTTTAGTTTCTATCTTTTGTTCTCATTTGCTCtgctttttgttttaatttactGTTTACTATTTTTGCTTTTATGTTTGATGCaatttcttaattaatttttttttccaatctTAATTTGTTTAAGGAGAATATGAAGTAATGGAAATGTATGAGATGCGGCTTTGGGGATTCAACCTAGGTCTCTATATTACACGAGGGGAAACTTAGTTTTGTTTGAACAACTTAATGCAACTGAATAGTTTATCAACTATATACTTATCTTTCTTATTATAATTAGATCTTGACATGGATAAGACAACATTAGATGGTTAAATTTTGGATATTTTTTCAACTTAGTTTAAATCATGTGTGAGTGTAATGACTATTATTTTGTACATTGATTGTGCATAATTTGTTTGAATGATGACTTAATGAAGTGTAGCTACTCAATCTTTTAAATATGATTGAAGATGATTTGTTAAGAAGCTCGACATTGGGTCTTACTAGTAACATTCGTAAATGACCTGACTATATCATTAATGGATACAAGTTTGTGAAACAAAGTCAAAATGAAATAATGAGTACAACAAATCATCATGTTCAAGTTAAAGGGGGACAAACTAATACACATAAAACTTATTACAACAAAATCTCAGTAGATATAGTTTAGGTAGAGTACACATGTTGGCCAAATAAAACCTAATTTTATTAGAATGTGATTGGTTTGATTTAAGTTCCAATGGCACAAGAAAAAATGAGTATGACAACATTGAAATCAAAGTGAATAGGAGATATCATAAGTATGACCCTTTTGTGCCTGCTAAACAGTGGAACaattattttacataattttttgaaGGGCAATAAGGATGGTTAGTTGTCATAAAAACCAAAGCACATACTAAAGTACAATCAAGTGCAACTGAAAATATTAACATTGCATACCAAGACAATGATGCACAACAAAGGCTCATAATTATTGTAAATGATGATTTACACTAAAATCTTGTTAGCACTTTTGTAATTGAATTAGAAATCCCTATAAATTTTATGTACAAATGacatatttttattactttCGTGGTTACCAACATGTTTTAATCACATATATTGATCTTTActcaatttaaaaatgatttctaGGAACATTTAGATGGAAGATAACAATATTCCACATAGAGGGAAATATTTTAGTAGGGGGGTAGGGGAAGGAGTAAGCATAGAGGTACCAAACCTCCTAGCCTTGGTTCAGATTCCAGTCATGAATCCACACCCTTCTTGCATACTATTTATGCACATACTCATTACCGATCTATCTCTTATATGCAACCCATCATGCTTTCTTCAAATCTTGGtttctttataaatttatctataTCTATGATGAGCATATATTCATTCACACTCATTAGCCTTATTCATaaattattggactataataataaataaatccattgttttaattaatattcttataattgggtttatttgggccttaactattattattgttaattttgtgtttttagagtaaattatccggaggaagcatctacctttgtgaatgggccaaatgtgcaaaagtccaagttgcttcttgaaccaaaacagaaaacaaattctgaggagaagaaagagaaaataaaatctacaatatctcagaaacagaattggaagcaaatcttctgcaaaatacaagaattctggaaagatagaaacttagaaacggttaacaaaatataaactacaatattctctcaagatccttggagcaaaaaagcctataaaaggacacaagcatcaaggagaaaagggagagttttcatagggttttcttagtttcttttcttctttgtaattcttttgttttgcctccgtatggaaggctaaacctttttggttggttcttttgtaattccccattgagttctgaggttttgttccaataaaagtttcgatttttaattctctatagcagttgtttttattgtctaatctcctggaaaactggtttttgtgagaggttgtacttgaacgcatgattgagagtcttccttatcttaaactttggtttcttagttagttcgcattgttctaattaatttcttgggcgcatgattcaagggagaggaggtaagcattcccatggagtatacgcatggaacaaagtgggtattgattaaactagtagacgcatgctttactagtgagtttcagttgaatcagatcggcgcatgttcaatctggtttagctctgttggaggattgagaaaagattaatctttagagaacctgtgaagaattcaatggtggaagaacttgggatcaaccgttttttatttgctattttaatttcttttatattttttgcacaactatctcaaactcccttttcatctttattgttattgctaacttttattgcttgcagatagattttaaaccctgatcaactgattttactattggattcgttgggagacgacttggggacatttgtccacaattatactattatctctctagtgttagacaagtctacgctagaatcatattaatttgacagcaaaacgacagttATCAATCTAGCCCCCACCCAAAGCCTATAAGGCAACCCCCACATCACACACTACCTAGTTTGCATATTGCATCTACTGAGACTCATTTACCAACATCATACCAATATGACCATATCCTTGTTGGTACTATTGACAGTGATGGGCGTAAATGGATTCACCTAGATCTAAAAAATATGTAAGCAATTACATATTTTAAGGAAAAatcacttttttatatttatttcaatcTTGTATAACTTGTTTGTGTTGTCTCATTGTCCTTGTTTGATTCATTTATTTAGTCCACACATAAGATTTCCTAGATAATAAAAGGGAaatttgaaagagtttgaagACTTGTTGAGAGGTTAAGAGCTCAGACCCAAATGTGGTGATGATGTGGTTTGAGGAGTTCTcgatatattcatatttttttattaacctTATCTTCATGTAACAATAATGTGTATATATTAACAATGTTCGATATTTGTAATGTATAGAAAATATAAGTGGTTGCTTGTTCATGATGAACAAATTCGAAGAACATATGAACATAAGACATTTGAAGgctttttaaatgttatgtatAAATTTTTGCGGGATATTGATATGTGTGCTTGGATTCCCGATGCAATGAGGCAGTACTTACAATAGAAATGAAGCAACCAAGATTGACAAAATACGATGAAAACTAATGCTTATAATAAAAATTCTTCTAATAGTTCATTTCATATAGGAGGATTAATCCTTGCATCAAAGCTTTTCAAGAGAGTGGTATGTAacataatttacttttattttcattttgtttataaatGCAACTAATTTCTtctatttaattttagaaacaaaatacaAACATCACTCCAACttgttgaaatattttttaaaagaaccatAAGACTACTAAAATCGATGCATGAGTGTCGTCTAAGGCTCgaaaaattgttttgatttggGTAATTATTTTACCACTTCAATTTCTTAATACATTACTTCATATGAACATTTATACATCATTTAATATTGAATCTCACTTTGATTATTTTTTCAAGATGACTATTAAAAGCTTATTGTTGACAAAGACTTCTCTCAGGATATATTGGAGGATAGTGTGTCTAGCTGTCCATCTAATGATAACATATTTTTCGATGTTGTCATAGGATTCAACAAAAGATGACAACTTTATAGCCTAGGATCTACgggttaaaattcaaatctcttattcttctttaatttcttCAAATGTAATCACATTATGTGACTTTTAATCAATGAGACGTATTATGACCAACTTATCTTAAGAAAATAAGACATTGAAGGACATGTTAGTTGTTGAAAGAGAAGAGTTATGTTTCTTTAGAGAACAGAAGACACAATTTATGTTGAATTTTTCACTCAGTTGAATTTTTCACTCAGTCACTCATCTTCATAAAAAATGAACATCACTATGcttaaatgaaaaaattaacaaGCTTAAATAACTAAGCAACGCTTAAGTGAACATCATACTACGCTTAAGCGACCATTCTACCACTCTTAAGTGATGTTATACTCATTGTAAGCGACATTATCCAACATAGTCGCTTAAGCGTTATTTGTTCATTCTAAGTGACCAAATCTATGAGTCATTCACTTAAGTGTGTTGTATCGTGCCTTGAGCAAAAATACTTTATGTTGCTAAGTGAGTCCTAACACACACCAAACAATAACATTTCTTGCTCAAAGTACCTCATTTTCACCTAAACAATATTATCACCTACAATATGTTTTGCTTTATAGTACGTGTTTTCATCTCACATGTGGTTGCTTGCCATTTTGTAAACATAATAAATGAGTATTGCATTGAAAATGTGATAATGAAGTTAAATATAATGATTTTGAGTCCAATATGCATCCTAAAATCTAGCATAAAGACTTACTTGGTTGATATtaacacatttttaatttttatttagaaaatgTATTATGTTCTATAGtaaattaaaactatattttttttttatattttcaaaatttaaataaaaaagtaaaatgttAATTTGTTCCTTAAAGATTATTAAGctgtttaaatatataaaaaataattgtctttgtatgaaaaataaataacaaatatatataactattttggtaaggaaaataaatagtaaatataTTATTGTCTTAACATCTAGCAATAACATTGGATGGAGAATAATGTTAATTGTGCATAATCTTTTATATAATCTACCAGCACATTTATTATTACCATATCTTTATTCCAAAAAATTGTGAAACTAACATTTCttgaaataatttatgtaattcaaataatttttttaaaactaatctaattaaaaataagagaaattaacaaacataactttaaaaaaacTCACCAAGCTAAAATAAGTTTTAGAGCTATCCTCATTTCTTAAAATGTTGCAGCTGcataatatatttctttcaacattattgtaataaaaaatagtgaAGTTAAAATCTcatttcttgaaaaaaaaagtgttaccATAAACATTATTGAGTCAATTACTTTCTATAAAGATATTTtcaacatatatatttttttatctaaagcAAACTTTTAACAACTAATACACAATCCAATTTccataaaataagataaatcaTATGTTGGTCAATATTGTAAATgccattttttttcatattggaATCAACAAAGCATGCATGTATAACCTCTTAACAACAAATACAACAATGTGATGTAAATgaccaaacaaacaaaatacaCTTTGTATTGGATACCTAATAATGCAAGCACAAAAAATGTATGAATGTAAAATACATACACTATTTCAATTCTTTTAGCTTATGTATAAAATTTCAACTTTAGATAGAACTTTCATCTCAACTAACATGTCTTTAATAGCAGAAGCACCAAactttcttcaagttttctcaaaTGGTTCTGTGAAACGCTTTGACCCTGAAACTGTCTCAGCCTCCTTAGAATCAACCAATGGATACAAATCAAAGGATGTGATCATAGACTCATCAAAGCCTATCACAGGAAGAATCTTCCTTCCTCGCTTTCCAACATCCTCAAAGAAACTTCCTCTCTTGGTTTACTTCCATGGTGGTGGCTTTTGCATTGGATCCACCACATGGCTTGGTTACCATGCCTTTCTTGGTGACCTCTGTGTCACATCTCAATCCATTATCCTTTCTGTTGACTACCGTTTGGCTCCAGAACATCGCCTCCCTGTTGCTTATGAAGATTGTTACACCTCACTTGAATGGCTCAGTGATGAAGTTGGTTATGAACCTTTACTGCAACAAGCTGACATAACTAGAGTGTTTCTCTCAGGAGACAGTGCTGGAGGCAACATTGCACACCATGTTGCTGTGAAGGCAATTCAAAGCAATGCATGTCCTTTGAGAATCAAAGGGTTGATGCCAATACATCCCTATTTTGGTAGTGAGAAGAGAACAGTGAAAGAGATGCTTGATGAAAGCATAGAGGATGTGACCATGAATGACATGTTTTGGAAGCTAAGTATTCCTGAAGGCTTAAACCGTGACTACTATGGTTGCAACTTTGAAAAACATGACCTATCTAACAATGTTTGGCATGAATTTCCACCAACTGAGGTTTATGTTGCTGGTCAAGATTTCTTGAAGGAAAGGGGAGTGATGTATGAGgagtttttgaagaaaaaagggGTAAAAGAGGTGGAAGTTGTGGAAGCAAAGGAAGAGACTCACGTATTTCATGTATATTATCCTCAATCTTCTGCAACCCTTTTGCTACAAACTCAAATGTCTAGATTCATGGAAAAATATTAGCTTCAACCATGACTATTAAGTAATAAAATtcatcaaataataaaatacattaagATGTTTTCTCATTATTTTGcgatgttattttttaaaattaacatgagtttttgttagtttatttatatattattgaagatTTGTGAAAGATTTTTTCTAGGATAATAACACATTTAAATATCTAACTCACAAATATTAATCTTTTGCTTGAATGAATAAGGTAGAGTTTTCTTAAGTTAAACCAAACTTTAGttattttactaattttatataagaaaattcTTTGAAGTTTTTGGTGTTGTATTCCATCAAAAGTTTGGTGATGACAACTTGACTTAtggtaaaataatatatatatatatatatatataatttaaaattgagaAATGTTGTATCCGTTttcaaataaatcataaaaatacTAATATCATAAACTTAAAAATATGCACACACATATTATTTATTAGAATAAAGTGAGGCAACTTAATAACATTTTGATTTTTACTAATTGAGAcaccaaattaaaattttgattgtgAAATAATTAATCCACCACAATTATAGTTAGTAACTataaaaatacaatattaataatttattgtaccATTTGATCTTATagtaaaactatatatatatatatatatattaaattttaaaagattgaaatgatatttaaaaaaaaaataaaaaaataaggttTTCCTTAAATTTTTCAGATTAAGATCATAACTCaacctttaaaaaaatgtatttttaattagatGAAAATCCCAATCCTAAAATCGATTTTCCATTTCTGAAGTTACCAAACCATATATACTTTATATAACAAtacaaaaataacaatttttttatttataatttattttactgaATATTTTAtgcattaaaatttaatattttattttatcacataatattataaataatgataaattatTAAACAGAAGATATTCAAAAGATGCTGAGGCCAAGCTAATCCTTTCAATATGGCAGTTTCTTTCTACACcattacatttttcttcctgcatccccaCAATATTATGCAAAGATCAAACTTGAAATTTttttggatccaccaatccgtaattcaaaatatacatttcacattcaaaaattcatcagtaaaaaaaagcattccggatccaccaatccataacagaaatatgcattctataataaaaaatccataattaaaaaaaaaacattccagATCCATCAATCTGTAACAGAATTAGGCTTCTGAGTTCAACAATctggaaatcaataatttatgcaaaatttgcttccagaacaccctctcatctagaaaaaaaatgattcagTTCTGAATTGATGAATTcgtagcacactcccagattCCGATTTCCAATAACCACAGtgcctttttcaaataaaaggtcaagGCCAGTTTCgagatttaaaaaattatggggtgcaagaagaaaaacgCAGGGGTAAAAACTTAGGAAGAAGAAGCCTTCATAGGCCTCTAAGTTTTATTTGTTTggtaaaaactaaattaaaagattgaaagtgaataaaaatattaaaaaaacataattaaaaatcaaatcaacATTTTGAAAATGCcattttaaattcatttatgTAAAAAGTGACTTTtcaaaaataccattttattaATAGTGACAATCCATTCCTAAATTGATATGTAAATTAAATTCATTCTAACAGAAAACATTAGGACATGAAAAATGAATCTAATTAATAATGAAATCAAA from Phaseolus vulgaris cultivar G19833 chromosome 1, P. vulgaris v2.0, whole genome shotgun sequence carries:
- the LOC137815415 gene encoding probable carboxylesterase 17: MSLIAEAPNFLQVFSNGSVKRFDPETVSASLESTNGYKSKDVIIDSSKPITGRIFLPRFPTSSKKLPLLVYFHGGGFCIGSTTWLGYHAFLGDLCVTSQSIILSVDYRLAPEHRLPVAYEDCYTSLEWLSDEVGYEPLLQQADITRVFLSGDSAGGNIAHHVAVKAIQSNACPLRIKGLMPIHPYFGSEKRTVKEMLDESIEDVTMNDMFWKLSIPEGLNRDYYGCNFEKHDLSNNVWHEFPPTEVYVAGQDFLKERGVMYEEFLKKKGVKEVEVVEAKEETHVFHVYYPQSSATLLLQTQMSRFMEKY